The Carcharodon carcharias isolate sCarCar2 chromosome 2, sCarCar2.pri, whole genome shotgun sequence genomic sequence GTTTCTCTGCTCCCTTCTTTCTCTTAATtgggacctgtttctgtcccCTGTCTTTGTCCCTCATCCTTTTGGGATGCCTCACTGTCCCCTACCTTATCCCCATGTTATGATCCCTGctgatgttaccactggacaagccaagtcccagggtggaacccagcttgatagaccctaacttttattttttgtttagatacatggagagtggctactaaACAGAATCATAAGAGTCAGTtgctgaacttttaacaaaagaataaaaacatttattaaacaagaaaatatgaacTTTATTACAATACTcgttcacccacaactataccttcatAGATATgatttataaggataacacaagttacaaaaactatcttatactctcatgttcacGGTAAGTACATagcccatgtaaaccaataggtgacctgtgctCTGGCATACCATACTCAGAaactaagtgacagatgccaccccaaccaGATGCTTTGGGTCTCTCCCCAATTCCTTCCCACCTGCACCCCATCCCCGCCAGATGCTTGTCACGCCATAAggcaaccagtctcactgaactctatctttcacacaatgttttccaatcttcactctccaagagctcactttggaatcttctccaaaaccaacgctttctctcagacatctTCCACAagtgtccacctccagggttttgaactctctttCCGATATTCCTCCCCCTCTCGatcaccatgtgcattcaagctttcttccatgcactcagtctcactgactcagctgtcaacagtacaccactgcttcacaagcccatagtaaagagttacagaccttcagctgtctcattGGACCTTCTGGCTTTTCACACgcctatattgctttaaatctacattctgcagctttctccctttaagcttgaagccttcTTCTCTGTTCCTTActgtcacttccacagaacaggaccaTTTCCAGAGTCCTGTTCTtcttttgactagaaggtcttcttgggacccctCCTTTTTGCCTCACTCTTTGGCTTTAGGACCTTTTAGTTCTATTGGGAGAGCTActctctctgcagttccctcccCCAATAGATTGCTAATACCTTCGTATCTCCTTTGAGATCCAAAACTCacttgacattcactgttactttaactttagaacAACTCATCTAAGATTTTTAAACTTAGTTCCCTCTGCAGTCTGTAAATATGTCAGCTAGAGAGAAACTTAAACTGTTCCCTTCAACTTACAACACAATgataaactgaactgaaactgcttttcttagttttctctgtctctatgtgtgtgtgggtgtggcctCCCTCTCCagatccctgttgctaggcaacagcatagTTTTTCCCTACTCTTGTGTTTGTTTTACATCCCTTCATgagtcataaaactcattagaaatgcaggtatacaacagagctttagacctgctgtctccactTAAAAATttcaccttttaacccacaaatagaaaaaatatataaattgaacttaaacttaaagatataccttattcccaacacacccaaacacacacataactcacttaaactatctcaATTTCCTAACACTTCTCTCTGGGACACTTCTCTTAAAACTGACTGACTCAAACTTTTGGACTGAACAGgtgacctatcaaaacactccaAGAGAGTCCCACttttgttactaggcaggaacaaATGTAACAAACATTGGAACATCCTGGactttaaatgttacaatctccacagatTGCAAGCTTACATCACAAACAGAAAGAATGGATTTTATAATGCCTTTCCCTTGGAAGAAAGAAATCTTCACtacagtgaaggtttctttacaatggcttTACAATTCCTTCACAAGAAGCACTTTGTATCATAAATTTCTAATAAATAGCTTATTATATAAAATACAGATaaacttttcattttatttcacAATTACACATATAGCAGCATCTAGTTCCATTTTTGCGTGGAGACAGGAGGTCTAAAGCTCTGTTATATATCTGCATTTCTAGTGAGTTTTATGATTCTTGAAGGGGAGTAAAACAAACACAAGTGTAGGGAAAAACTATGCTGTtgcatttctccctttcaaacactacattgaactccatcatattatgattgctatgAGGTAAATGTTCACACACTGTTAGGTTATTAACTAATTCTGGCTCATTACTTATTGCTAAATCTAATGTGTTGTCCCCCACCAGCCTGTTGGTTCTAGGACATACAGTTGCAGAAAACTACCCCAGAACACTTAAGAAATTCACCACTGTTTTGTTGTCCCAAGCTGCTTAACTCAACCTATGTGAAAGTTAAATCCCTCAACACCACTCTGTCTTTGCAATGTGCTTGCCTTATGTCTCAAATTATACAAACCTATCACTTCACAGCTGCTACCAGGAGCCTAAATACAACTTCAACTACAGtcttaaattattttttatttcttAATTTATCCATAAAGTCTCCACTGACAAAAGCAATTACTTagttactgacattccaatagtgcagcacaccctcaattactgatgctCCAATAGTGAGGGTTTGTTTCTTGTTAATCCTCTTCTTTCATTGAAATTATTTCATCCTGAATCACAAAGACTACTCCTTCCCTCTACCAGTTTCTCTATCGTTTCTGTAGACCTTATAACTTGGTATATTTAATTCTCAGTCCTGACTGTCTTGCAGCCATATCTCATTAATGGCTAACATGTCCTATCCCCCTAGGTGAACTTGCACCTGCAATTTATTCAACTTGTTCCTTATACTCTCTGTGTTTGAATAAAAATTGCATATTTCAGCAATGCACCCCTAACTTTCCAATAGCTCTAATGGTTTACTCAACATGTGTCCAGGCAGCAGGATCATCTGGAATTATAAACTTTCGTACATGTTGGCACACAACTACTAATTTTGATGCAATGTTAGCAATGATCATTAAAATTAGCCTCAATTAAATGTATGTGCAGAATCACCTCCCATTAACAGAATTCTGACCATGGGTGTCTGCTTTCAAGAATTGGGATATATAACAGAAATGGTAATCATTTTTGTAAGATACCAGCAGATGGCTTGCTTGGCTCAGGTGGCTAGAGTGCGgtgcagaataatgccaacagcacaGCTTCAATTCCCTTACTGACTGAGGTAGTTCTTGGGCTGACTTCCTCACCTTGCCACATAGTAATATCATGGCATAAGCCATGAATAGCAACCCTCAGACAATGAGGATGCCACACGAAGAGAGGGAAGAtacaagcatataaataataaatatgTTTGTATGCTTTTTGTCTGCTATTTTGATGTAGATAATAATCACTTTCAGTTTTTCTATGCTTATATTCCTTGAGATGTAATCTCAAGGCCTGGCAAATATGTGCACGCTGAACAGAAATCTTGTTAGGTGTCTCTGAATATTGCCATTTTCGAGAAAATATTTGCCTATCATGCTTATTCATGAAGCTTTGAGGTGAAGGAAAAGGATGGCTGAAAATATTAACAGGCTGTCTACAGATTTAACAACCTTCATCCTGACTGCCATAGCAAATGAAATTGGAGAACTGCCATCATCTTATCTCCGCTAAGTCTGCATTATTAATGCTAGTGAAAGAGTTTGTATGCCTGCGACTGAGTCTAGATAGGTACCATTGCATTTTCGTTGAACTATGCATTTATTACTATGACGCATAGCTTGTTGGATTATGTTATTGCTGAGCACACACTGCTCCAGCTACAGCAGGCCAGGCTTGGTATTTTCTTAATGATTTCAATAGCTTTAATCCAGTACGGAAGGCTCTATGTAATAAAATATGAAGCCAGTCAGCAAGAATGTTAAGTAGGGGAGAAGGCATATTTAAATGTTGAAAGTTTAGTTCCATATGTTAAACAAGGTGAGAAATGTGTACATCATTTTATGCCTCCTGACCATGAAAGAATATTTCATGGGCCATCCTTTTGATGAGCAAGTGTACCTCACAAATCAGTGAAAGTTGACATTTCAGGGTGGCAAGTTagttcacccacacagacacttaCTGGAATTTCTCATTCTATAATGTATTGTAACCACTCTGAGATTCAGCTTAAAACAGCCATTTCATAAATGCCAACATTAACACTGATTCTAGCAACATGCATATGTCATATATAGATTGCACAGAGATGTACATCCCTTGTAAAGAAGACTTAACTATAATTTATATGGTTGACTTATTTGAAATACTATAAAGAGAATAGTTGATACCGCATCACATTCACATATATAATGTCCTCAGTTTATAGACCACAAATACATAAGGTGACATCAGGATATTCTTAAGCTGTGAATGCTAGCTGTGAGTAAATGATCAGCTTTTACCCTGTGTGTAATGAAATGTTTCCTGAAATTCTTTGGAGTACTTTGGCTTTAAGTTAGACAGAGTACAAgctttgtttttctttaaatgaGGCTTTTTGAAATGACTAGACTGTGCGTTTACTATCTCGACTTCACTTCTAAAATGCTATTAGAATTCCTTTTCTGAGCACTGACAGCAAATTAGTCAATGCTAGGCAATAGAATATCTAATGTGGGAAAGAACTCAGTGAGCCTGACAGTTTGACATAAAATGTATTTCAAACATTGTATTTCCAGCTTACTATTTTCTGCTTTGTACAGCAAATTGGGTAGATACCTGTGTtatagatgtactggaacagcttggctagggatacaGCTAGTTCTGCAGCccaagtcttcggtactattggCAGGGTGGTGTCATCTTCCCCATTTTTAACCTATGTTCCCCTTTCCCTTATTAATTCtcagaatgtgggtgtcactggcaaggccaacatttgttacccatgCTTTGAAAAGATGTTGGACCTTCATCTTGAATCCTTGTAGCCTGTGTGGTGAAGATGCTTCcataaacagaaaaagaaagtagGGAGTAGCAGAATCCTGACCTAGCattgatgaaggaacagtgatatccaAGGGAGGATACTGTGCAGCTTGGAAGGGAATCTGGAGGTGATGACATTCATGTGCACCTGTTGCCCTTGGTTGCCCCAGGTGGTGGTGGCCACAGGCTTGGGAGGCATTACTGAATAAACCTTAGTAAGTTGCTGCATTGCTTCCTGTAGATAGTAAACGCTGCAGCCAACttaggtgctggagggagtgggtgaagtgccaaacaagtggactgctttgttgtGGATGGAGTCGAGCTTCTTTGAATGTTATTGTAGCTGCACCAATACAGGCAAGCGGAGAGACATGGTAACATTCCTGGGTGAGCATTCCAaaagcctggactaatgatccagtaaagtgagttcaaatcccaccagaactgttggggaatttaaattcaattaattaaacaaatctggaattaaaaacctgTCACTTATGTTGGAATAAACACCCATTTGGTTGTTTAGGTAAGAAATCTAGAGTCCTTATTTGGTCTGACCTATATTTGacacacagcaaagtggttgattcttaactgccctcggcaatggcctagcaagtacTCGGTTgcattcaagaaggtgactcatgaccgctatttctcaaggacagttagggatggacaccaTCTCAACCAGAGAGATCCAGAGCACCATCCACCTCATGCTGCTGGGAGAACTGACCAAACACACGAACTCCAAAGGCACGAAAGCGGTCACCAAATACGCCAACTCCATTTAGTTCAACCATTCTGAAGATtatacccccaggtctctctgttcctgtacctGCATGTGAACAGtaatcttgccagtgatgcccacattcaatGAATGAGAAAAAGCACTGCCTATTAGCATAGACTTTCTGGTAGAATGGGTGgccatgtggcagatgaaattttagGCACAGACATGTGAAATTTTAtgttttgataggaagaatgaggaataaACTAAAAGGTTACTGTTCACAtgcaggtgcaggaacagagagacctgggggtataATCTTCAGAATGATTGAACTAAATGGAGTTGGCGTATTTGGTGACCACTTTCGTGCCTTTGGAGTTGGTGTGTTTAGTCAGTTCCCCTAGCAGCCTGAGGTGGATGGTGCTCTGGATCTCTCTGGTTGAGATGGTGTggcgcttgttgtagtgaatgaggtgcgaaGCCTCGGAGGCGATGCATTTGAAAATGTCGACAACAAAGCAGTACATGACACTCATGGCCTTGAATGAGATCCTGttggaagggtggacctgggtcCAGCACCCTGTATATGTAAGCGGAATAGCTCTGGTTGCGAGATTTCCTCCGCTTCTTGGTAACTTTAGACAGCGACTGCTTTGACACCTTGCACCACCCTTAGCCGGAGCTGCCACCTCAGGCATTTCAGTCAACTCAAATATGCGCACAAATATTTGATATTGCCAGGGTAGGTTGAGAAGagattaaaaaggcatatgggatcctggactttatacACAGAGGTATAGAattaaaagcaaggaaattatgatggACCATTACGAAAAGCTTGttaagcctcaactggagtattgtgcccaattctggcaccacgttttaaaaataatttaaaagcattagagagggtgctgttataagggtttgttcagtaggtctcatggAGAGGCTTGTGGGGTTGAATAGTAATGTTTATTAGTAACACATAACCAATAACATATGTACAATGAATAGCCCAGACTAGGAGCTAACTCCATTTTGATTCCTACTCGAGTCTCTATACAACCCTGTCTCCTGTCTACTGTTATGTGACTCTCTATATTTTACTATGGGTGGGACTGTTCTCccgtcccacattaacccttgctatgccaaaaATTCTTtaactacacctccccccaaagCCTTTCCCCATCATATTGATAGTATAATCTGCCTTTATTtgctaccccttctccccaccttaagtctctgactttatTGACTCAGATGGTCTAGAGGTGTGAAAATTCTTTCAGATCTTGTTCTGGTTACatttggaggagtggtaggctcagtTGCTTTGGGCAAGCTTTGTTGGCTTGGTGCTGAGATTGTGGTATTCCATGTTTCTGGCATGTGATTGTCTCTAAATGATTGGTTTGGTGTGCTCCTTGTGGTTGAATTTTTCCATATCAACAACTCATCTGCTTTGTTGGGACACCATAGGCTTCTAGAGGGATTGTTCACTCCATCCCTGCATAGTATGAAATGGGTTTTCTTTTTCCATGGGATCCACCATGATCTTTCTGGGGGTTGATGGTGTATCTCCATTCTGTGTGAATGTTTCTCACCCATGAGCTGAACCTGCAGTATGACTTTCATTGCCACATTATGTACTTTCCTGTATCCTTGTACCTCACTGAGGTGTGCTTTGGTGAGTTGAAGGGTGTTACTCTCCTGCTCCAGCATTGCTCAGTTGATGTGTGCTTCTTCTGGAAATTGCAGTTTTGTTGCCAAGGCATCCCCCGGTTGTGTGATAGCAATTGTTGGAGCCTGAGATTGGGGCTTATTGCTCTGTTGCTAGTCATTCTCATTTGTGTCTTTCACTTGATGTATGGTGGTATGGAagtttggctggtctgaccaaagaGGAGGTTTTGCCGCCTGCAAAGGAGTTGGTCAAACTAGCTCTGCAAAGAGTGaagtcccagtctgcagtgtcttCATGGGTGGATCTCTCTGGAACTTGCAGTCCTGTGTAGTCGATGGCAGAGGCTGTTTTGATGTCTTCTGCTGTTTTGAAGAAGTTAAGGACAACATAGGCATCCCTACTTTAAAGAAAAAAGGCTTGGTTTCAGACGATGTACAAAATTTCAAATATTTGCTTGTAGCCATACTGAAGTGGTTCTAGGATCATGCCTATGACCAGAAGTCAGATTCCTCCAGGGCCACAGATTGGTGTGTCTGTCATTTGTAGCCAGAGGTCTTTCGGTCATGATTCCTTATCTGAGAAGACTGTAACATTGGGCCCCATGTCCAATTTGAAATTGGTGAGCTATCCATATACAGAAATGTCAACAGTCCAAAAGGAGAATCCAATGTCCTTGATCTCACCCAAGAAGAATGGCTGGACTTCTTCCTGGTGTGGGACATCAATCTGGTGGACTGTTTTGGGATCCTCTGCACCCCTCAATGTCTTAGACTTGCACAGCTTTCTAAAGCATCCCAGCCGGTTGCAGTTGAAACATTGCACAGAGATTGCTGGACATTGCTCTCGCCTGTGAGGTCTTTTGGCTCCAAAGCATTGACGTGGTCTGCCCCCCACAGCGTGTGGTCTGCTTGAATATTGTCttccttggcctggagtctccctgCCCTTTTGTTTCTTTATGAGCTGGACAATTGTATTACTCTATACCACGGCTTAACCTTGCCATGTAAAATGGACCGGTGTTATAAGTGAATTTCAGACTGCCTGATTATTTGGATTGCCTCTTCTAGAGTCAGATCTTCTTTTGCCTATAGTATGTCTGAAAGGCCATCATCAGCCACTCCAACTACTATTCGGCCATTTATGAGCTCTGACTTAAGGTTGCCGTAGTGATGGCTTTTAGCCAATCTGTATAATTTGTTTATGCAAAAGTCAACAGGCTCTCCAGGCAGTTAAACTGTTGAATTTGCTTGTTAAACTTTGCTCGCTCTAAAATGTTATTACTTCTCAAATTAATGTAGATATCAAAGGATTTCAGAAGACTATCTgaagattcatttattccttgCCTTGCAATGATTTCATCAGCCATTGGACCTACCAAGTACAGTAGAgtattcacttgttcagcctCCGTCTTCTTATTTAATCCTGGAGCTATCATGTATtgtgaaaatctttttcaccaaaACCCCAAATTCTACATCTCGTCTAGCCCTTGTATCAGCCCGAATTGAGCTGCTAGGGTTGATTTGTTATACAAGGCTGCTTTGCAGCTCAGGGGCGAAAAGTtttaaatgctgtttcacttttaAAGCTGTCATTGCAGTAACCATTTTTTCAAAGCTTGTCAGGTTTTGGCAGGCTCCCACGCCCATCGTGAACCCGACATCAGAGGGACCATTTTTTGCAGTGAAATCAAGGATTTGAGCCCTTTAGAACTTTTTTTGGAGTATTGGGTGATTAAAAGGTGAGTTTTTAAAACTTCACTTTTTGTTGAACGGATCCCAGCCACCATATGGTATGGCACCATTTCTGCACTTGGCTGGCCCCAATGATTAATGAAATGGGCTACTCTGACTGAAGATATTTAAAGGCTAGTTCAGCCTTAGAACTAAATTTTTGCTCACCCTtgctaggtcctttgactctgcaatCAATGGGGATTCATATTGGACTACCACATGCTCTGGTGGAGTCCTTTAGCTGCATAGTGGATCACTCTTCTGCCCTTCTGCCTCCATGCCTGCAATGGAGCTTCTTTTTAGGCAATCTCCAGCTGTGTCTTTGGTGCAGGTGTACTTCAGTCAGACCAGGATGCTGTTCCTTTAGGTTTCCAGATTCCGGGTCACTGACCAGTTTCTTTGGTTCTAGGTTCATTCATaaactgccaccatgttgtaagggttTGTTCAGTAGGTCTTATGAAAAGGTTCAGAGGCTTGTGAGGttgaacagtaatgtttattgTTTACACATAAATATATACATAAGTACAAAGTGTAGCCCGAACAAGGAGCGAACTCCATTTTGACTCCTACTCGAGTCTCTCAATACAACTCTGTCTCCTGTGTActgtcatgtgactctctacatcatactgtgggtggtactgttctccagtcccacattaatccttgtCATGTTGAAGACCCTTATATTACAGGTGCAGAaatgatttacaagaatggttccagggacttTAGCTACTTGGATTGatcagagaagctggggttgttctccttagataaaacaaggttgagaggagatattAAAGAGGTGTTCaagaggggtctagacagagtagatacagagaaatttttcagatcaatggaatggttgagaaccagaggacacagatttaaagcgatttgCAAAAGAGCCAAGGGTAATATGAGGAACAATTTTTTTACGCAGCAAATGGTTATgatctgaatgcactgcctgagaatgtgttggaggcaggtttgaatgtggctttcaaaaagggattggataagcacctgaagagaaaatagTTGCAGGGCCACAATGaaaggacagggagtgagactggTTAGGTTGTTCTGACAGAgttggcatggactcgatggggtGAATCGCTTCTAAGTGTGCTCAAGCCATTTTAtgtttctatcacactcctgacttgccctTTGTAGgtggaaattaaaaaaaaattaaattcaaattctaaAACTGCCATGgcggatttgaactcacatttaATCCAAGTTGTCTGGATTACCAATCCAATAACACAACTGCCAAGCATCTTAAGGTATTGCTAGAAAGTGATTCCACAGATGCCAGTTGGTATCTTCCCAAGTAACCATTCTTCCTGGATGACCTTTGTTAGTGCAGGCAGGACTTTCTGCTTTTTTGTCAATTTTGCTGTGGTATAGGAGCAGGCAAAGTGGAAGATTGGGAGTGGGCCAGTTACCCTTGGCAGTTTGTCCAATCTTGAACTCAATATGCATCTCAACTTTTTTTGTCGGATGTCAGGAAACACTTGGTCAAATATGGacagaaatttttaaaataaggCAGTAAGGATGCTGCGACATCATGCATCACATTGTTGTCATTAACATTTCAGCAGCAGTGATCCATTACTGACATCTCTACACAAGTGTGTTAAGCACCGTTACAAAATGTATATGTCCAAATATATAAGTAGCCATCACAGTCACTTAGATTAATAGTGGGAAGATTGACAGATAATCACTgggtagattttttaaaaaaacctgtcCTTGGAAGTACCAATACATTGTGATTCTTTAAGCTTGCCTACTCATCTTCAGTAGCATTTTCCAACCCCCCACTTCTGCTAAACTCCT encodes the following:
- the LOC121288525 gene encoding late histone H2B.L4-like, with amino-acid sequence MPEVAAPAKGGARCQSSRCLKLPRSGGNLATRAIPLTYTGCWTQVHPSNRISFKAMSVMYCFVVDIFKCIASEASHLIHYNKRHTISTREIQSTIHLRLLGELTKHTNSKGTKVVTKYANSI